In Kineococcus mangrovi, the sequence CACAAGACCGCCGCCGAGTACGGCCGCCTCGCCGCCGAGACCGGCATGGCGATGCGCACGGTCGACCCGGACATCGAACTCGTCGCGGTCGGTTCCTCCAGCCGCGCGATGCCGACGTTCGGCGAGTGGGAGCAGACGGTCCTGGAACTGTCGTACCACGCCGTCGACTACGTCTCCCTGCACGCCTACTACCAGGAGCACGACGGGGACGCCGCGAGCTTCCTGGCCTCCGCGGTCGACATGGACCTGTTCATCGACCAGGTCGTCGCGACGGCGGACGCGGTGCGCGCCAAGGGCAAGCACACCAAGAAGATCAACCTCAGCTTCGACGAGTGGAACGTCTGGTACCAGTCCAAGCCGCACCACGGCCCCGGCGTGCAGCCGTGGGACGTCGCGCCCCGCGTCATCGAGGACGAGTACTCCATCACCGACGCGGTCGTCGTCGGCACCCTGCTGAACTCGCTGCTGCGCCACGCCGACCGCGTGCACATCGGCGCCCAGGCCCAGCTCGTCAACGTCATCGGCCTGCTGCGCAGCGAGCCGGGCGGCGAGGCGTGGAAGCAGACCATCGCCCACCCCTTCGAGCAGGTCCGCCGCCTCGCGACCGGGAACGTCCTGCAGGTCGTCACCACGTCGGAGAAGTACGAGACCGCGAAGTTCGACGCGGTCGACGTGGTCGACGCCTCGGCGACCTACGACGAGGAGTTCCTCACCGTGTTCCTCGCCAACCGCGACCAGGACCAGCCGGCCTCGGTCGAGGTCCCGCTGCGCGCCTTCGACGTCGACCGCGTCGCCACCGCGAAGGTGCTCGCCGCCACCGCGGGACAGGATCGGCACACGACGAACCTCGAGGGCGACCACTCCGCGGTCGGCCTGCAGACCCTGCAGGACGTCACCGTGACCGACGGGCTGGCGACGGTCGTCCTGCCGCCGCTGTCCTGGGCCGTCGTGCAGTTCCGCAAGGGCTGACGCTCAGGGCTGCGACACCCGGCGCCGCACCAGTTCGGCGAGTTCGACCGACTCGCCGTCGCGCGCGCCGCGACCGACCTGCAGGGGCGGTTCCGAGGGGTCCAGGTGGACCCCCCGGAACCGCGCCCGCAGGCCCGGCGCCACGTCCAGCACGTAGTACTCGGCCCCCTCGCCGACCCCGAGGGACCCGTCGGCGCGCAGGTACCACCCCACGACGTCCGTGCGGTACCGGGCGGACCCGGCCCGCGCGCGCAACGGTCCCGGCTGCTCACCGCGGCGCCGCAGCTCCACCACCAGCGCGCGCAGCAGCTCCCGCGCGCGCTCCGTCTCGGCCGCCCGCGCCCGCTCCCACCACTGCGCCGTCACGACCCCATGACAGCAGCAGGCCCGCGCGGGGAGGTCGCCCGCCCCGCAGGTCGACGACGAGACCCCCTCCCCCTTGACCCGAGTGATCACTCTGAGTAAACAAGGTGGAACAACCTGTCGAGAGGGCGGTCCCACGTGCGCGTGACCCGGGCGGTCGCCCTGCTCCCCGTGCTGCCCGGCGACCTGCCGCACCTCGAAGACAGCCTCGAACACCTCATCGAGGCGGCCGACGAGGCCTCGGCCGCGGGCATCGCGACGACGCTGCTGGTGACCACGTCCGCACCGGCGACGGCGACGGCCCCGGTCCTGGCGAGCTGGGAACCGCTGGTGGACCTGCTCGACGACGTCGACCTCGAGGTCGAGCACCACCCCGGCGCGGGCGGGGACCCCGCCACGGAGGTCGCCCGCCTGCTGACCCTGGCCGCGGCCGGCCTGCACCGCCGCCTCGAGGAGACCGCGAGGACCGTCGTCCTCACGAGCACACCGGACGTCGCCGTCGGCCCGGACTGGATCACCGAGCACGTCCGGCACCACCGCGCGGGCGCGACCGCCAGCACGGGCCCGGTCCGCCGGGCTGGCGGGCCCGGGCAGGACCACCGGCACGACACCGTCGCCAACCTCGCCGTGCGGGCCGACCTGCTGCCCGGCGGCGTCCTGGCCGCGCTCAGCGCCGCCCCGGGCGGGGACGGGCGCGTCGCCCTGGTCCACGCGCTGACCCCCGTCGTGGCCAGCCCGTCGGTCACGATCCCGTCGTCCCCCTGAGGTCCCGGGGGCTCCCGCGGCGAGGACGGCGGGGTGTCGTCGGGCCCCTCCCGCGGCCGGACCACCGGTGGTAGGTTCTCGGCAAGCGCTTACCCACTCCGACGACGGAGGTCCGGATGACCAGTGGTCTCATCGCCGAGACGCGCGGAGCGCACGGGTTCGACGTCGAACCCTGGCGGTTCCGGCACGAGGCCACCGAGGCGGAGCGCGCGGCGCAGGAGCGGTTCACCGGTGCGCACGCCTGGCGGCTCGGGACCGACGCCTTCGTCAGCCCCCTGGCCGCGGTCGAGACCGAGGACCTCGCCCTCGGCGACCGCAGCTACGTGGCCGCGCACGCCTACCTCAGCGGGTCGGTCCGGCTCGGGGCCGACAGCACCGTGAACTACGGGGCCGTCGTCCGCGGGACCGTCCGCGGGGGCCGCGGGGTCCGCATCGGGGCGCACACCTCGCTCCTGGCGTTCAACCACGGCATGGAGCCGGGCACCGAGGTGTTCCGGCAGCCGCTCACCTCGCGCGGGATCACCGTCGGGGACGACGTGTGGATCGGCTCCCACGTCGTGGTCCTGGACGGGGTGCACGTGGGCGACCACGCCGTCCTGGCCGCCGGGGCGGTCGTCACGAAGGACGTCCCGGCCGGGGCCGTGGTCGGCGGGAACCCGGCCCGCCTGATCCGCTGGCGGGTTCCCCCGGCCGCTGCGGGTGCGGACCCGCACGACGAGCTGGTCGGCGCGCTGCAGGAGTTCGAGCGGCGCGCCCGGGACCAGGCCGGGGACCTCCTCGCCCGGTGCTGGGACCCCGGGTTGCCCGGCGGGCAGTTCGTCGACCGCCCGGGGGCCGGGCCCACCGTGCGCGCCCAGTGCGACGCCCTCGAGATCGCCGCCCTGCTCCTCGACGACGCCCCCGGGCCGCTGCCCGCGGGAGAACAACTCGACCGGCTGCAGGCGTTGCAGGACAGCGGGAACGGGTTGGTGCGCCGGTTCGACACGAACGGTTCGCCCGTCCCGGGGACTCCCGACCCGACCGACGGTGACGTCCTGTACCACGTGCTCTGCGTCGGGTACGCCCTCGACCTGCACGGCCGCCGGTTCCACCACCCGGTGCACCACGCCGCGCGCACGTCACCGGCGGAACTCGTCGCCGCGCTGGACGGTCTGCCGTGGGCGACGCGGGCCTGGGGGGCCGGGGCGTGGGTCGACGCGTTCGGGACGGCGCTGCGCTGGAACCTCGACCTCGGCGAACCCGGTGCGCCCGGGACCGCGCAAGCCCTGTTCGGCTGGCTGACCCTGCGCACCGACCCCCGCACCGGGGTGTGGGGCACCCCGCCGGCCGGTGAGGGCGCGCTGCAGGTGGTGAACGGATTCTACCGCGCCTCCCGCGGGACGTTCGCGCAGTTCGACGTGCCGCTCCCCCGCCCCGAACGCCTCGTCGACACCGTCCTGGCCCACCTGCGCGACCAGCGGTTCTTCGCCCCCGACCGGCGCAACGCCTGCAACGTCCTCGACGTCGCGCACCCGCTGTGGCTGGCGGGCCGGCAGACCGGGCACCGGCGCGAGGAGGTCGTCGCCGCCGCCCGCGGGCTGCTGACCGAGGCCCTGCGCACCTGGCGGGACGGCCGGGGTTTCGCCTTCGCGGTCGGCCGGGAACCCGGCCTGCAGGGCACCGAGATGTGGCTCGCGGTCGTGTGGCTGCTCGCCGACCTGTGCGGCGTCGCCGACGTCCTGGGGTTCCGGCCCCGCGGCGTCCACCGCCCCGAACCCGCCCTCGCGCTGCACCCCTGAGGACCGGGGACCGGCTACGGGGCGCCCGCCCGGTGCCGCAGGGCGCGACCGGGGACGGCGCCGGTCCGGACGCCGTCGGTGACGACGGGGACGCCCCCCACGAGGACGTGCGGGATCCCGACCGCCTGGCGCCGGGGGTCCTCGAAGGTCGCGCCGGCGTCGACGGTGGCGGGGTCGAACAGGACGAGGTCTGCGACGGCGCCGGGGCGCAGGACGCCGCGGTCGGTCAGGCCCAGCCGGCGGGCGGGCCGGGAGGTCAGGTGCGCCACGCACTCCTCCAGACCGAGGACCCCCTCGCGGCGCACGTAGTGGCCGAGGTAGCGGGGGAAGGTGCCCCACGCCCGCGGGTGCGGTCGCGCGCCCACCAGGAGGCCGTCGCTGCCGCCGCAGTGCTGCGGGTGCCGCATGATCGCGCGCACGTTCTCCTCGTGCCCCACGTGCTGCAGGATCGTCGTGCCCAGGCGGTCCCGGCGCAGCACGTCGACGAAGACGTCGAACGCGTCGGCGCCGCGCGCGGCGGCGACCTGCTCGATCGTCGCGCCGACGAGGCCGGACAGCCCGGGGTCGCGCACCCCGGAGACCTGCAGCGTCGACCACTGCACGACGACCCCGTGACACCCGTCCGAGCCCGCCACCTCGAGCGCGTACCGGATGCGCCGCAACGCCTCCGGGTCCTGCAGCCGGTCCAGCACCGCGGCCGGCCCGCCGGCCGAGGCCCAGCTCGGCAGCACCGCGGCCAGCGTCGTCGACCCGGGCAGGTAGGGGTAGGTGTCGAGGGTGACGTCCACGCCGTCGGCGAGCGCGGCGTCGACCAGGGCCAGGAACTCCCCCGCGCGGCCGGCGTTGACGGCGAAGTTCATCGTCGCGTGCGTCAGGTGCAGCGCCACCCCGGAACGGCGGGCGACCTCGACGACCTCCGCGTACGCCTCCAGCGCACCGCGGCCGTAGGAGCGCTGGTGCGGGGCGTAGAAACCCCCCGCTCGCGCCACGACCTCGCACAGGGCGACGAGTTCGGCGGTGTCGGCGAACGCGCCGGGGACGTACGTCAGCCCGCTCGACATGCCGAAGGCCCCGTCGGCCATCCCGGCCGCCACGAGGTCCTGCATGCGCACCAGTTCGGCGGCGGTGGCGGGGCGGTCCCCGGTCCCCACGACCACCGCGCGGACCGTCCCCTGCGGCACGAGGTAGGCGACGTTGACGGCGGCGCCGCGGTCCACCCGGTCCAGGTACTCCCCGACGGTCCGCCAGTCCCACGCGAGGTCGGGCACGCCGTTCCAGCCGGCGAGCTGCTCGCGCAGCACGGCCAGGGCGTCGTCGTCGACGGGGGCGTAGCCGAGCCCGTCCTGCCCGAGCACCTCCGTCGTGACGCCCTGGGTCGTCTTGGCCAGGTGCTCGGGGTCGGTGAGGACGGCGAGGTCGGAGTGCGCGTGCAGGTCGACGAACCCCGGCGCGAGGACGAGGCCGGCCGCGTCGAGGACCCGCGCGCCGGCGGTGGTCCCGACCTCGCCCAGCTCGGCGATCCGGCCGTCGACCACGAGCGCGTCGCCGCGGCGCGCCGGCGTCCCGGTGCCGTCGACGAGCGTGGCGCCGCGGACGAGGAGGTTCACCGGGACGTCACCCGAACACCGTCCGCACCCAGTCGACGAGGACGGGCTGCGGCGCGAGCGCGTCGTCGAGCACGGGCAGCAGGCCCCACTTGTCGAAGGCCGTGCAGGGGTGGGAGATCCCCAGCCGCAGCACGTCCCCGACCCGCAGGTCGACGTCGTCGCCGAACCGGACGAACGCGTGCTGGTCGTTCAGGGCGCTGACCGTGCACCCGGCCAGGTCCTCGGTGGCGCCGTCCCCGCCGCGGCGGACGGCCTGCACGACGGGCAGCCCCTCGTCGAAGGGCAGGTCGCGCTTGCCCGCGTCGGCCAGGGCCAGCCCGGGCTCGGGGCGGGAGACGACGCGCGCCCACCCGTGCAGCGCCGAGCGCAACCCACCGGACCGCACCCGGTTCACGGGGGTGACCTCGCGGTAGAACCCGTCGTCGTGCCCGACGTAGGCCCCCGAGCGCAGGACGACCCGGACCCCGTCGGCGGGGGCGTGCAGCCCGCCCAGGCCGTCGACGACGACGTCGTAGTAGGCGCTGCCCCCCGCGGACACGACGAGACCGCCGGGGACGTCCGCGGGGTAGACCCCCTCCCCGGCCAGCCTCCGGTGCAGCGCGGCGAGGTCGGCGACCCAGGACCGCACGGTCCCCAGGCTCTCACCGGAGGCGTCGTGGGCGAAGGCGCCCTCGTACCCGGCGACCCCGGCCAGGCGCAGCCCGGGCGTCGCGCGGACCGCCCGCGCGACGTCGGCGGCGGCGTCGAGGGACCGGGCACCGGTCCGGCCGCCGGCCCCGCCGAGCTCGACGAGCACGTCGAGGGGCTGGGCGGCCTCGCGCACGTGCGGGGCCATCTGCTCGACGACGTCGACGCCGTCGGCCCAGACGAGGACCCGCCCGGACCGGGGCGCGGACAGCCACCGCAGCACCGCGGGGTCGAGCACGGGGTAGGCCGCCTGCACCCAGTCCACGCCCTCGCGCAGGGCGACGGACAGCTGCCAGGGCGTCGCGACGGTGAGGCCGATCGCCCCGGCCGCCAGCTGCTCGCGCCACAGCGCGGGGGCCATGGTCGTCTTGCCGTGCGGGGCGAGGTCGACGCCGACCTCGCCCGTCCACCGCGCCAGCGTGGCCACGTTGTCGGCGAGCGCCCCGGCGTCCAGGGTCAGCAGCGGGGTGGGCAGCTCCGCCAGCCGGGGCCGGCGGGCGGTGAACTCCGCGGCGTCCTGGCCCCACGCCGTGACGGGCACGGCCTTGAACCGGGGGTCGAGGGGTCCGAGGTGGTGCGCGTCGTAGGCCACGAGCCCTCCCGCTTGCGTTGCACTGGACGCAACGGACGTTGCGCCCGATCGTCACGCCGTTCTAGCATCGGCTCGTGCCCCGGTCAAAGGTCCCCGCCGCGGGTGCGGTCGTCTGCGTCGGCGAGGCGCTCGTCGTGCTGACCCCCGCCGAGGACGTCCCCCTCGCCGACGCCGGGACCTTCACCCGCACCGTCGGGGGTGCGGAGCTCAACGTCGCCCTGACCCTGGGCCGGCTCGGCGTCGACGTGGCGTGGGTCTCCCGCCTCGGGGACGACGGGTTCGCCGACCACGTCCGCGACCTGGCGTCCGCCGCGGGCATCGACGTCAGCGCCGTCGCGACCGACCCCGTCCGGCCCACCGGGCTGTACGTCAAGGCCCCCGGGACCGCGGCCGACGGGTCGCGCCGCTCACGCATGCACTACTACCGCAGCGGGTCGGCCGCCTCGGCGCTGCGTCCCGCCGACCTCGAGGACCCGGCCGTGGCCAGGGTCCTGGACCGGGCCGGCGTCGTGCACGTCAGCGGCATCACCGCCGGGCTGTCCGACTCCGCGGCGGCGTTCTGCACGGCGCTGGCGGCCCGCGCCCACGCGGCGGGGACGACGCTGTCGGTCGACCTGAACCACCGGCCGGTGCTGTGGCGCGACTGCGACGACACCCCGCTGCGGGCCCTGGCCGCCGCGGCCGACGAACTCCTGCTGGGCGCCGACGAGGCCCGCGCGGTGTTCGGCACCGACGACCCCGCACGGCTGCGGGAGCGGTTCCCCCGCGCGCGGCGGATCCTGCTCAAGCAGGAGGAGCACGGGGTCCTCGTCCTCGAACCCGGCGCCCCCGACCGCCACGTCCCCGCGCTGCCCGTGGAGGTGGTCGAGCCCGTCGGCGCGGGCGACGCCTTCGCCGCCGGCTACCTCGCCGCACGGCAGCGCGACCTGCCCGTCGACGACGCCGTCGCCTTCGGGCACCGTTGCGCCGCGGCGGCTCTCGTCGTCCGCGCGGACCGCCCGCTGGATGTGCCGGCCCTGTGAGCCAGAGCCTCCTGCGGGCCCTGCACGTGCTCGACCTCCTCGCCGCCGGCACCGGCACCCTCGGCGGTCTGGCCGCGGCGACGGGCACCCACAAGAGCACCGTGCTGCGCCTGCTGCGCGACCTGGAGGAGACCGGGTTCGTCCACCGCGGCCCCGGGCACCGCTACGTCCTCGGAGCGCACCTGTACCGGCTGGCCGACGTCGCGCTGGAGCACCTCGACGTCCTGCGGGCCGCGGCGCCGCGGCTGCGGGCGCTGCGCGACGAGGTCGGGCAGACCGTCCACGTCGCCGTCCTGGACGGTCACGGCGGGCGCTCCCGGGCCACCTACGTCGACAAGCTGGAACCGCGGGACGCCCCGGTCCGGATGGCCTCGCGCATCGGTTCGGCCGCTCCCCTGCACTGCACCGCGGTGGGCAAGGTGCTGCTCGCGGGACTGTCGGCCCTCGACCGCGCCGAGGTCGTCGCCGCGCTGGACCTGGTGCGCCGCACGGACAACACGCTGGTCGACCCCGGGCGGTTCCTCGCCGAGCTGCAGGACGTGGCCGACCGCGGCTGGGCGCAGGACCACGCCGAGAACGAGACGTTCGTGAACTGCGTCGCGGCCCCGGTCACCGGACCGCGCGGCGAGGTGCTCGCCGCGGTGTCGTTGTCGGTGCCCGACGTCCTGCTGCCGCACGAGGCCGTCCTGGGCCTCGTGCCCCCGCTGCTGTCCGCGACCGCGGACATCGCCCGCGACTGCGGGTTCGGCAC encodes:
- the arfA gene encoding arabinosylfuranosidase ArfA, which codes for MRTARLALDPAFTVGPVPRRLFGSFVEHMGRCVYTGIFEPDHPSADEDGLRTDVLELTKELGPTVVRYPGGNFVSGFEWEDSVGPREERPRRIDRAWRSVETNQFGLAEFDAWARKVGTEPMMAVNLGTRGLQEACDLLEYSNHASGTKFSDLRIQHGSKDPFGIKLWCLGNELDGPWQTGHKTAAEYGRLAAETGMAMRTVDPDIELVAVGSSSRAMPTFGEWEQTVLELSYHAVDYVSLHAYYQEHDGDAASFLASAVDMDLFIDQVVATADAVRAKGKHTKKINLSFDEWNVWYQSKPHHGPGVQPWDVAPRVIEDEYSITDAVVVGTLLNSLLRHADRVHIGAQAQLVNVIGLLRSEPGGEAWKQTIAHPFEQVRRLATGNVLQVVTTSEKYETAKFDAVDVVDASATYDEEFLTVFLANRDQDQPASVEVPLRAFDVDRVATAKVLAATAGQDRHTTNLEGDHSAVGLQTLQDVTVTDGLATVVLPPLSWAVVQFRKG
- a CDS encoding acyltransferase produces the protein MTSGLIAETRGAHGFDVEPWRFRHEATEAERAAQERFTGAHAWRLGTDAFVSPLAAVETEDLALGDRSYVAAHAYLSGSVRLGADSTVNYGAVVRGTVRGGRGVRIGAHTSLLAFNHGMEPGTEVFRQPLTSRGITVGDDVWIGSHVVVLDGVHVGDHAVLAAGAVVTKDVPAGAVVGGNPARLIRWRVPPAAAGADPHDELVGALQEFERRARDQAGDLLARCWDPGLPGGQFVDRPGAGPTVRAQCDALEIAALLLDDAPGPLPAGEQLDRLQALQDSGNGLVRRFDTNGSPVPGTPDPTDGDVLYHVLCVGYALDLHGRRFHHPVHHAARTSPAELVAALDGLPWATRAWGAGAWVDAFGTALRWNLDLGEPGAPGTAQALFGWLTLRTDPRTGVWGTPPAGEGALQVVNGFYRASRGTFAQFDVPLPRPERLVDTVLAHLRDQRFFAPDRRNACNVLDVAHPLWLAGRQTGHRREEVVAAARGLLTEALRTWRDGRGFAFAVGREPGLQGTEMWLAVVWLLADLCGVADVLGFRPRGVHRPEPALALHP
- a CDS encoding N-acyl-D-amino-acid deacylase family protein, which encodes MNLLVRGATLVDGTGTPARRGDALVVDGRIAELGEVGTTAGARVLDAAGLVLAPGFVDLHAHSDLAVLTDPEHLAKTTQGVTTEVLGQDGLGYAPVDDDALAVLREQLAGWNGVPDLAWDWRTVGEYLDRVDRGAAVNVAYLVPQGTVRAVVVGTGDRPATAAELVRMQDLVAAGMADGAFGMSSGLTYVPGAFADTAELVALCEVVARAGGFYAPHQRSYGRGALEAYAEVVEVARRSGVALHLTHATMNFAVNAGRAGEFLALVDAALADGVDVTLDTYPYLPGSTTLAAVLPSWASAGGPAAVLDRLQDPEALRRIRYALEVAGSDGCHGVVVQWSTLQVSGVRDPGLSGLVGATIEQVAAARGADAFDVFVDVLRRDRLGTTILQHVGHEENVRAIMRHPQHCGGSDGLLVGARPHPRAWGTFPRYLGHYVRREGVLGLEECVAHLTSRPARRLGLTDRGVLRPGAVADLVLFDPATVDAGATFEDPRRQAVGIPHVLVGGVPVVTDGVRTGAVPGRALRHRAGAP
- a CDS encoding amino acid deaminase, which translates into the protein MAYDAHHLGPLDPRFKAVPVTAWGQDAAEFTARRPRLAELPTPLLTLDAGALADNVATLARWTGEVGVDLAPHGKTTMAPALWREQLAAGAIGLTVATPWQLSVALREGVDWVQAAYPVLDPAVLRWLSAPRSGRVLVWADGVDVVEQMAPHVREAAQPLDVLVELGGAGGRTGARSLDAAADVARAVRATPGLRLAGVAGYEGAFAHDASGESLGTVRSWVADLAALHRRLAGEGVYPADVPGGLVVSAGGSAYYDVVVDGLGGLHAPADGVRVVLRSGAYVGHDDGFYREVTPVNRVRSGGLRSALHGWARVVSRPEPGLALADAGKRDLPFDEGLPVVQAVRRGGDGATEDLAGCTVSALNDQHAFVRFGDDVDLRVGDVLRLGISHPCTAFDKWGLLPVLDDALAPQPVLVDWVRTVFG
- a CDS encoding sugar kinase, whose amino-acid sequence is MPRSKVPAAGAVVCVGEALVVLTPAEDVPLADAGTFTRTVGGAELNVALTLGRLGVDVAWVSRLGDDGFADHVRDLASAAGIDVSAVATDPVRPTGLYVKAPGTAADGSRRSRMHYYRSGSAASALRPADLEDPAVARVLDRAGVVHVSGITAGLSDSAAAFCTALAARAHAAGTTLSVDLNHRPVLWRDCDDTPLRALAAAADELLLGADEARAVFGTDDPARLRERFPRARRILLKQEEHGVLVLEPGAPDRHVPALPVEVVEPVGAGDAFAAGYLAARQRDLPVDDAVAFGHRCAAAALVVRADRPLDVPAL
- a CDS encoding IclR family transcriptional regulator, encoding MSQSLLRALHVLDLLAAGTGTLGGLAAATGTHKSTVLRLLRDLEETGFVHRGPGHRYVLGAHLYRLADVALEHLDVLRAAAPRLRALRDEVGQTVHVAVLDGHGGRSRATYVDKLEPRDAPVRMASRIGSAAPLHCTAVGKVLLAGLSALDRAEVVAALDLVRRTDNTLVDPGRFLAELQDVADRGWAQDHAENETFVNCVAAPVTGPRGEVLAAVSLSVPDVLLPHEAVLGLVPPLLSATADIARDCGFGTTPAPHGGVPR